Within Raineyella sp. W15-4, the genomic segment CGGCCGTCGGGGGTGGACAGCTGGCGTTCCCAGACGTCCAGTCCGACCACGTCGAACAGGTCCTCCAGGTCGGTGAGCGTGGACAGGTGGATGTTGGGCGTGTCGTACCAGGCGTGCGGCAGCTCCTTCGACATCGGCATCCGGCCACGCAGCAGCACCCAGCGGTGCCGCCAGTAGCCGAAGTTCGGCACCGAGACGATGCACCGCGAGCCGATCCGGGCCATCTGGGTCAGCACATCGCGGGGCTTGTAGGTGGCCTGCAGCACGCGGGACAGGATCACCACGTCGTACGATCTGTCGCCGAACTGGTCGAGTTGGTGGTCGATGTCGAGCTCGATCAGCGGGACACCCTTGGCGATGGTGTCCAGCGCCGCGTCGGGGGCGATCTCGACGCCGGTGCCGGTGCAGCCGCGCCGGTCCATCAGGTAGCGCATCAGGCTGCCGTGTCCGCAGCCGAGGTCGAGCACCCGCGAGCCGTCCGGCACGAAGCGGGTGACGACCGTCTGGTCCGGTCGCAGGGTCATCGGTCCGCCTTCCCGGCCGCCCGGTCGGCGGCGGCCCGCTCGTACGCCACCCGCCGTAGGAAGGCCGCCACCGTGCGATGGTAGTCGTCGATGGTCAGCAGGAAGGAGTCGTGCCCCCACGGGGAGCGGATCTCCCGGAAGCTCACCGGCACCCGTTGGCGTTCCAGCTGCCGGACGATGGCCCGGGAGTGGGTGGTGTCGAAGCGCCAGTCGGTGTCGAAGGAGAGCACCAGACACGGCGACCCGGCGGCGGCCAGCGCCGCGGCGGCGTCCTCCTCCGCGAACGGGTCGAAGTAGTCCATCACCCGGGTGAGGTAGAGGTAGGACAGCGCGTCGAACCGGGACAGGAAGACCCGCCCCTGGTGATCGAGGTAGCTCTCCACGGCGAAGTCCACTCCGAAGCCGCGCCGGGCGTCCTCGCCGAACTGGTAGCGGCGGCCGAACTTCTGGTCCATGCCGGCCTCGGACTGATAGGTGATGTGGGCCATCATCCGGGCGATCGACAGCCCGGTGTCGGGGCTGGAGCCGACCTCCAGGTAGCGGCCACCGGCGAACCCAGGGTCGCGCATGATCGACTCCCGTGCCACCGCGGAGAAGGCGATGTTCTGGGCGTTCAGCCGGCTGGACGCGGCGATGATCACCGCGCTGCCGACCTGCTCCGGATACGACAGTGCCCACTGCAGGGACTGCATGCCGCCCAT encodes:
- the metX gene encoding homoserine O-acetyltransferase MetX, whose product is MTSRPPSAEDSVGIVEQHTVRLFEGDHPLVLASGAVLPEVDVAYETYGTLNASRDNAVFICHALTGDAHAAGRHREDDHRPGWWDTMIGPGRPIDTDHYFVIADNLLGGCQGTTGPASTDPTTGRPYGLDFPLLQIADFVTVHRELLAHLGVDHLLSVVGGSMGGMQSLQWALSYPEQVGSAVIIAASSRLNAQNIAFSAVARESIMRDPGFAGGRYLEVGSSPDTGLSIARMMAHITYQSEAGMDQKFGRRYQFGEDARRGFGVDFAVESYLDHQGRVFLSRFDALSYLYLTRVMDYFDPFAEEDAAAALAAAGSPCLVLSFDTDWRFDTTHSRAIVRQLERQRVPVSFREIRSPWGHDSFLLTIDDYHRTVAAFLRRVAYERAAADRAAGKADR
- the metW gene encoding methionine biosynthesis protein MetW; this encodes MTLRPDQTVVTRFVPDGSRVLDLGCGHGSLMRYLMDRRGCTGTGVEIAPDAALDTIAKGVPLIELDIDHQLDQFGDRSYDVVILSRVLQATYKPRDVLTQMARIGSRCIVSVPNFGYWRHRWVLLRGRMPMSKELPHAWYDTPNIHLSTLTDLEDLFDVVGLDVWERQLSTPDGRQRDYPARWANLMAANAIYVLTPRDSRPADPGTVR